A region of Desulforamulus hydrothermalis Lam5 = DSM 18033 DNA encodes the following proteins:
- a CDS encoding aminoacetone oxidase family FAD-binding enzyme produces MQENGVIVIGGGPAGMMAAARAAALGVQVCLLEKNDCLGKKMLITGGGRCNLTNDTDIQTVIANIPGNGKFVYSALHRFTPQDLRHFLLKLGVPTKVEDQGRVFPVSDRAGQVVQALEQYLRQQGVTVRYKSQVDGLLVKDRRCLGVQAGSHTFRAGAVVLATGGMSYPHTGSTGEGYAMARRWGHNITELFPAAVAVTCNDAWITERQVQGVSLSGVKIVLS; encoded by the coding sequence ATGCAAGAGAACGGCGTTATTGTAATTGGCGGCGGGCCTGCCGGCATGATGGCTGCCGCCAGGGCCGCCGCCCTGGGAGTGCAGGTGTGCTTGCTGGAAAAAAATGATTGCTTAGGGAAGAAAATGTTAATTACCGGCGGCGGCCGCTGCAACCTAACCAATGACACGGATATCCAGACCGTCATAGCCAATATTCCGGGTAACGGGAAATTTGTTTACAGTGCTTTACACCGGTTTACCCCCCAGGATTTGCGGCATTTTTTGCTAAAGTTGGGTGTTCCCACCAAGGTGGAAGACCAGGGCCGGGTGTTTCCGGTCAGTGACCGGGCCGGTCAGGTGGTGCAGGCCTTGGAGCAGTATTTACGGCAGCAGGGGGTAACCGTGCGGTACAAAAGCCAAGTGGACGGTCTGTTAGTCAAAGACCGGCGTTGCCTGGGCGTACAAGCGGGCTCTCACACCTTTCGGGCGGGAGCGGTGGTGCTGGCCACCGGCGGCATGTCTTACCCGCATACCGGCAGTACCGGTGAAGGATATGCCATGGCCCGCCGGTGGGGACACAACATTACCGAACTGTTTCCGGCTGCGGTGGCTGTTACCTGCAACGACGCCTGGATTACCGAACGACAGGTACAGGGCGTTAGTTTGTCCGGTGTGAAGATAGTCTTATCGTAA
- a CDS encoding aminoacetone oxidase family FAD-binding enzyme: protein MLKLGVPTKVEDQGRVFPVSDRAGQVVQALEQYLRQQGVTVRYKSQVDGLLVKDRRCLGVQAGSHTFRAGAVVLATGGMSYPHTGSTGEGYAMARRWGHNITELFPAAVAVTCNDAWITERQVQGVSLSGVKIVLYNSGGKVMAAEQGDVIFTHWGLSGPAALRLGRAVALAQQRQPGVMLKGEMDILPDQSPDLLAKRLLQRVQEGDRRSLKNLLADWLPERLARVLVKLADISPDATWGQVDKGACQRLLALVKKLPLQITGTRPLAEATVTGGGINIKEIDPRTMGSRLIKGLFLAGEVLDVDAHTGGYNMQVAFSTGYVAGESAAACCKETLDERNTFM from the coding sequence TTGCTAAAGTTGGGTGTTCCCACCAAGGTGGAAGACCAGGGCCGGGTGTTTCCGGTCAGTGACCGGGCCGGTCAGGTGGTGCAGGCCTTGGAGCAGTATTTACGGCAGCAGGGGGTAACCGTGCGGTACAAAAGCCAAGTGGACGGTCTGTTAGTCAAAGACCGGCGTTGCCTGGGCGTACAAGCGGGCTCTCACACCTTTCGGGCGGGAGCGGTGGTGCTGGCCACCGGCGGCATGTCTTACCCGCATACCGGCAGTACCGGTGAAGGATATGCCATGGCCCGCCGGTGGGGACACAACATTACCGAACTGTTTCCGGCTGCGGTGGCTGTTACCTGCAACGACGCCTGGATTACCGAACGACAGGTACAGGGCGTTAGTTTGTCCGGTGTGAAGATAGTCTTATACAATAGTGGGGGAAAAGTAATGGCTGCCGAACAGGGAGATGTTATTTTTACCCACTGGGGTTTGTCCGGTCCCGCCGCCTTGCGGCTGGGGCGGGCCGTAGCACTGGCGCAGCAGCGGCAGCCGGGTGTGATGCTCAAAGGGGAAATGGATATTTTACCTGACCAATCTCCGGATCTGCTGGCCAAGCGCCTGCTGCAAAGGGTGCAAGAAGGCGACCGGCGCTCTTTAAAAAATCTGCTGGCCGACTGGCTGCCGGAACGTTTGGCCAGGGTACTGGTCAAGCTGGCCGATATCAGCCCGGACGCCACCTGGGGACAGGTTGACAAAGGCGCCTGCCAAAGGCTTCTGGCCTTAGTGAAAAAGTTGCCGCTGCAGATTACCGGCACCCGCCCCCTGGCCGAGGCAACCGTAACAGGCGGCGGCATCAATATTAAAGAAATTGACCCGCGAACCATGGGTTCCCGTCTTATTAAAGGTTTGTTTTTGGCCGGCGAGGTATTGGACGTGGATGCCCATACGGGCGGCTATAATATGCAGGTGGCTTTCAGCACCGGCTATGTGGCAGGTGAGTCAGCGGCTGCTTGCTGCAAGGAAACTCTTGACGAAAGAAATACTTTCATGTAA
- a CDS encoding Vitamin B12 dependent methionine synthase,activation region, with amino-acid sequence MLLPHIPLDLQPQQVAACLGVGNKQPVEPRWLARVQEMINLGKCLMQPAAVAAHMQLAPDGATLYRREASFNLPWPGSYLENCSTASVVTVTVGETIEKEVTGLFSQGLAADAVLLDAVGTAAVEEAARRVVRLLAGRQRSKGLFPAPRLGPGYRGLPMDCLPLFLQMSGAEQIAVACNEYYQMQPAKSLCFMVGWCPRPTQKQVKCQSCQMTNCRMRQANAEGESELVF; translated from the coding sequence ATGCTGTTGCCTCACATACCTTTAGACCTACAACCGCAGCAGGTGGCGGCCTGCCTGGGAGTGGGGAACAAACAACCTGTTGAGCCGCGCTGGCTGGCCCGGGTGCAGGAGATGATTAACCTGGGCAAATGCTTAATGCAGCCGGCTGCGGTAGCCGCTCACATGCAGCTGGCGCCGGACGGTGCCACCCTGTATCGCCGGGAAGCTTCATTTAACCTGCCCTGGCCAGGCTCTTATCTTGAAAATTGTAGCACGGCCAGCGTGGTAACTGTAACGGTGGGAGAAACTATCGAGAAAGAAGTGACCGGCTTGTTTAGCCAGGGCCTGGCGGCGGATGCCGTTCTGTTGGATGCTGTAGGAACGGCCGCCGTGGAGGAAGCTGCCCGGCGAGTGGTCAGACTGTTGGCCGGCCGGCAAAGAAGTAAGGGTTTATTTCCTGCCCCCCGGCTTGGTCCGGGCTACCGGGGCCTGCCAATGGATTGCCTGCCCTTGTTTTTGCAAATGTCAGGGGCAGAACAAATTGCTGTTGCCTGCAATGAATATTATCAAATGCAGCCGGCAAAGTCCCTTTGTTTTATGGTGGGGTGGTGCCCCCGGCCAACTCAAAAACAGGTAAAATGTCAGTCCTGTCAGATGACAAATTGTCGCATGCGGCAAGCCAATGCAGAAGGAGAGAGCGAACTTGTCTTTTAG
- a CDS encoding homocysteine S-methyltransferase family protein: MSFRERIKREILVVDGAMGTLLQQLGLPAGWCPEEWNLSRPASVQEVHKLYLAAGADIITTNTFGAIRLKLADYGLDHLVREINLAAVSLAKEAARPYGAMVAGSVGPLGKFLQPLGTMTFDEAYEQFYEQCRALVEAGVDLILFETFGDIGEMRAALIAAADAGPVPVVASFTFDETGRTFTGTDPETAAVVVERLGVAAIGVNCSVGPRELVPVVQQLTQSTNLPVLVSPNAGMPEMVEGRTVFRETPATMAEFAARFVAFGASLLGGCCGTTPEHIKAIQQSVKGLPLKERNRDFGLRVASRVKTVTVHPQAMPVAVGERLNPTGKKALQAEIREGKTEITRRDALAQVAAGAAILDVNVGVGGVDQVAAMERAVQAVQVLVDAPLCIDSTDPAVIEKALKIYHGKAIINSINGEEKSLQTILPLAKRYGAALIGLTLDEGGIPATAEERLAVARRLVERVEAMGIPRSDLMIDCLVLTVSAQPAGVPETLKAISLVKKELGLTTSLGVSNVSFGLPNRGLINAAFFAMALAAGLDAAILNPQEQRMMETLRAAAVLTGRDPQAAGYIAHAQEAAGIQVTPQPAVQAAATPLEVLYQAVLSGDKDNIVAYIENALAEGLSPMEMLDKALIPGIEEVGRRYGAGQYFLPQLMMAGETMTKSFARLRPELAKGPSKRVGTVILATVKGDIHDIGKNIVSVMLANHGFEVIDLGKNVDNEDIIAAAKQHQAQIIGLSALMTTTMVHMADLIKRVKEQGLNFKVMVGGAAVTAQYAREIGADGYAVDAVEAVSVAKGLVGL; this comes from the coding sequence TTGTCTTTTAGGGAAAGAATTAAAAGAGAAATCTTGGTGGTTGACGGCGCAATGGGTACCCTGCTGCAGCAACTGGGGTTGCCGGCCGGGTGGTGTCCGGAGGAATGGAATCTTAGCCGTCCGGCCTCGGTGCAAGAGGTTCATAAATTATATTTGGCTGCCGGTGCCGATATTATCACCACCAATACATTTGGTGCCATCAGGTTGAAACTGGCAGATTACGGCCTGGACCACCTGGTGCGGGAGATCAACTTGGCCGCGGTAAGTTTAGCCAAGGAAGCTGCCCGGCCTTACGGAGCGATGGTGGCGGGTTCGGTGGGCCCCCTGGGCAAATTCTTGCAGCCTCTGGGCACCATGACTTTTGATGAGGCCTATGAGCAGTTTTATGAACAGTGCCGGGCCCTGGTAGAGGCAGGGGTGGATTTAATTCTTTTTGAAACCTTCGGTGATATAGGCGAGATGCGGGCGGCCCTGATTGCTGCGGCAGATGCCGGTCCGGTGCCGGTGGTGGCCAGTTTTACCTTCGACGAAACCGGCCGTACCTTTACGGGTACTGACCCGGAAACAGCGGCGGTAGTGGTGGAGAGGCTTGGAGTAGCGGCCATTGGCGTCAATTGTTCGGTGGGTCCCCGGGAACTGGTGCCGGTAGTGCAGCAGCTTACCCAAAGCACTAACCTGCCGGTGTTAGTTTCACCCAATGCCGGCATGCCGGAAATGGTGGAAGGCCGCACGGTTTTCCGGGAAACGCCGGCTACGATGGCTGAGTTTGCAGCCCGGTTTGTGGCTTTTGGCGCCTCCCTGCTGGGGGGGTGCTGCGGTACTACCCCGGAACACATTAAAGCCATTCAGCAAAGCGTTAAGGGGTTGCCCCTCAAGGAGCGCAACAGGGATTTTGGTTTGCGGGTGGCCAGCCGGGTTAAGACCGTAACTGTTCACCCGCAGGCTATGCCGGTGGCCGTAGGGGAACGCCTTAACCCCACCGGCAAAAAGGCTCTGCAGGCAGAAATAAGAGAGGGCAAGACCGAAATTACCCGCCGGGATGCCCTGGCCCAGGTGGCCGCGGGCGCTGCCATACTGGATGTCAACGTGGGGGTCGGGGGGGTAGACCAGGTGGCCGCTATGGAACGGGCTGTCCAGGCGGTTCAGGTGCTGGTGGATGCTCCCTTGTGTATTGACAGCACTGATCCGGCGGTTATTGAAAAGGCTCTCAAAATATATCATGGTAAGGCCATTATAAACTCGATTAACGGAGAAGAAAAAAGCCTGCAAACCATTTTGCCCCTGGCTAAACGATACGGGGCGGCCCTTATTGGCCTTACCCTGGACGAAGGGGGTATTCCCGCCACCGCCGAGGAACGTCTGGCGGTAGCCCGGCGGCTGGTGGAGCGGGTTGAGGCTATGGGAATACCCAGAAGCGATTTAATGATAGATTGTTTGGTGCTGACAGTCAGTGCCCAGCCCGCAGGGGTACCGGAAACTCTCAAGGCCATTAGTCTGGTAAAAAAAGAGCTTGGCCTTACCACCAGTCTGGGAGTAAGCAATGTGTCCTTTGGCTTGCCCAACCGCGGGCTGATCAATGCGGCATTTTTTGCCATGGCGCTGGCAGCGGGTCTGGATGCAGCCATATTAAATCCCCAGGAACAGCGGATGATGGAAACCCTGCGGGCTGCTGCGGTGCTCACCGGACGGGACCCCCAGGCAGCCGGTTACATTGCCCATGCACAAGAGGCGGCCGGTATTCAGGTAACCCCGCAGCCGGCGGTACAAGCTGCCGCTACTCCGCTGGAGGTTTTATACCAGGCAGTGCTGTCCGGTGATAAAGATAATATTGTAGCATATATTGAAAATGCCCTGGCAGAGGGACTAAGTCCCATGGAAATGTTGGATAAAGCATTAATTCCAGGTATTGAAGAAGTGGGACGCCGGTATGGCGCCGGGCAGTATTTCTTGCCGCAATTAATGATGGCCGGCGAAACCATGACCAAAAGTTTTGCCCGGCTGCGGCCTGAACTGGCCAAGGGCCCGTCGAAAAGGGTCGGCACAGTGATACTGGCCACCGTCAAGGGAGACATCCATGATATCGGTAAAAATATTGTATCTGTGATGCTGGCTAACCATGGCTTTGAAGTTATTGATTTGGGCAAGAACGTAGATAATGAAGATATTATTGCGGCTGCTAAACAGCACCAGGCCCAAATCATCGGGCTGAGCGCTTTGATGACTACTACCATGGTTCACATGGCAGATTTAATAAAGCGGGTTAAGGAGCAAGGTTTAAACTTTAAAGTGATGGTGGGAGGAGCGGCGGTTACCGCCCAGTATGCCCGGGAGATTGGCGCCGACGGCTATGCGGTGGATGCGGTGGAAGCCGTAAGCGTAGCGAAAGGCCTGGTCGGCTTATAA
- a CDS encoding ASKHA domain-containing protein, with the protein MASPKIIVTFVPGSCSLEVTPGLTVLEAARLAGVNLPAPCGGSGRCGKCLVKMTPGPDQQTPQYVPACQTTITRSVQIELPADPLIILEQAQAPREELAPAVYWKDGVLKHRAGLKLEGAATRGRLLGLAVDLGTTTMVGYLYDLTGGLRLATAAGVNGQLTYGADVLSRLAHALQGEAAYRQLRQALSHSLDQLILNCSRLAQVQCGDIKEIVIVGNTAMIHLLLNLPVRGLAVAPFQPAAGGPWYCHAGDLGLTAAAEAVCYLPPLIGGFVGSDALAAALAQGFDRPSNETGMVVDIGTNGEILLQNGPLLLAASVPAGPAFEGGNIQCGMPATRGAVCQVTMDYDVRLQVIGDTKPIGLCGSGLVDAVAEMLRLRLLDRSGRLVEVKEVPPVVSFKIKQKLQPAGQNKRFLLADNVFLDQRDIRQVQLAKAAVAAGIKAVLAEAGLTPRQLDVMWLAGGFGNYLNPSNALRIGLLGEPEPGRIRQVGNAAGAGACQMLLSYAAREKAVSLSQRFKHLELAARQGYQEFFMQELNFPAHEYGS; encoded by the coding sequence TTGGCGTCCCCCAAAATAATTGTTACCTTTGTACCTGGCTCGTGCAGCCTGGAAGTAACGCCCGGCTTAACCGTTCTGGAAGCTGCCCGGCTGGCCGGGGTAAACCTGCCGGCACCCTGCGGGGGCAGCGGGCGTTGCGGCAAATGTCTGGTTAAAATGACTCCCGGCCCGGACCAACAAACTCCCCAATATGTACCCGCCTGCCAAACAACAATTACCCGGTCCGTACAAATAGAATTGCCCGCTGACCCTTTAATTATTTTAGAACAGGCACAGGCTCCCCGGGAGGAATTGGCGCCGGCTGTTTATTGGAAAGACGGTGTGCTTAAGCACCGGGCTGGCCTGAAGCTGGAGGGAGCCGCCACCCGGGGACGGCTGCTTGGTTTGGCGGTTGACTTGGGTACCACCACCATGGTGGGATATTTATACGACCTGACCGGCGGGCTACGGTTGGCAACAGCCGCCGGGGTGAACGGTCAGCTGACATACGGGGCGGATGTACTTTCCCGCCTGGCCCACGCCCTGCAGGGCGAAGCGGCATACCGGCAGCTGCGGCAAGCTTTAAGCCACAGCCTGGATCAGTTGATCTTAAACTGCAGCCGGCTGGCGCAAGTGCAGTGCGGGGATATTAAAGAAATAGTTATAGTCGGCAACACGGCCATGATTCATTTATTACTGAATCTGCCGGTTCGGGGGTTGGCGGTGGCACCGTTTCAGCCGGCAGCCGGCGGCCCCTGGTATTGCCATGCCGGTGACCTGGGTTTAACAGCTGCGGCTGAGGCGGTGTGTTATTTGCCGCCTCTGATCGGCGGCTTTGTTGGTTCGGATGCTCTGGCGGCCGCCCTGGCTCAGGGTTTCGACCGACCGTCTAATGAGACCGGCATGGTGGTAGATATTGGCACTAACGGAGAGATCCTTTTGCAGAACGGCCCGTTGCTGCTGGCTGCCTCCGTGCCGGCGGGACCGGCCTTTGAAGGTGGTAATATTCAGTGCGGCATGCCGGCCACCAGGGGGGCCGTCTGCCAGGTCACCATGGATTATGACGTTCGCCTGCAAGTGATCGGGGATACTAAGCCAATAGGCTTATGCGGTTCCGGCTTGGTGGATGCGGTGGCAGAAATGCTGCGCTTGCGCCTGCTTGATAGAAGCGGCCGTCTGGTGGAAGTTAAAGAGGTGCCGCCGGTGGTTTCTTTTAAAATTAAACAAAAACTGCAGCCGGCCGGACAAAACAAGCGGTTTTTGCTGGCTGACAATGTTTTTCTGGACCAGCGCGACATTCGACAGGTTCAGCTGGCCAAGGCTGCGGTGGCGGCAGGCATTAAGGCGGTGTTGGCGGAAGCCGGTCTGACTCCCCGCCAACTGGACGTTATGTGGCTGGCCGGTGGGTTTGGCAATTATTTAAACCCGTCCAATGCGTTAAGGATTGGCCTGCTGGGTGAGCCGGAGCCGGGCCGGATTCGCCAAGTAGGCAATGCGGCCGGCGCAGGGGCATGTCAAATGCTGCTTTCTTATGCGGCCCGGGAAAAAGCGGTAAGTTTAAGTCAACGTTTTAAACACCTGGAACTGGCGGCCCGGCAAGGTTATCAAGAATTTTTTATGCAAGAATTAAACTTTCCTGCTCATGAATATGGTTCATAG
- a CDS encoding HD domain-containing protein, whose translation MCAQGTLCDIKKALQPELNSFPLDLLFNAMDIGVILLDEQGKICYLNKTVGHMLERDTQHLLDKHFTEIFSTFFSVSAEEYRKTSPMFEVMAHNVEKIGVERYSDLTKRCYLTNYHPVMLNNLKYYLITFTDITKRKKLEEEIIKMGQELDAAFALTLPNSKVEYKLKNTPEYVDTYNPDQGEITITEIIQDGGYRHVVNALKIAGDLHREGAMSILGIDKDLLVQTLIFHDIGKSQPDLAVGQRVIAAEVFEDSKLHAGRSAEIAQHIYQKPPDMCTLIRYHHHAEDELPASFPRYLLPMLRMVKLIDGLSAALTRRKAQIKLTVHKELIIVEEKNHHPAYNNKRSLNLFTGQVKYCHNSPDGNKKYRSRA comes from the coding sequence TTGTGTGCCCAGGGAACGCTTTGTGATATAAAGAAGGCGCTTCAACCGGAACTGAACAGCTTTCCCCTAGATCTTCTCTTTAATGCCATGGACATTGGTGTAATATTACTGGATGAACAGGGTAAAATATGTTATTTAAACAAAACAGTGGGTCATATGCTGGAAAGGGATACACAGCACCTTTTGGACAAGCATTTTACAGAAATTTTCAGCACCTTCTTCAGCGTTTCTGCGGAGGAATACCGAAAAACCTCTCCCATGTTTGAAGTTATGGCTCACAATGTAGAAAAAATCGGGGTAGAAAGGTATTCGGATTTAACCAAGCGATGTTACCTGACCAACTATCATCCCGTCATGTTGAATAACCTAAAATATTACCTGATAACTTTTACCGATATTACCAAACGAAAAAAATTAGAAGAAGAAATTATTAAAATGGGGCAGGAGTTGGATGCTGCCTTTGCCTTGACACTGCCTAATTCCAAAGTGGAATACAAATTAAAAAATACGCCAGAATATGTAGATACTTATAACCCGGATCAAGGAGAGATTACCATAACCGAAATTATTCAGGACGGTGGCTACCGACATGTGGTTAATGCCTTAAAGATTGCGGGAGATTTGCATCGGGAAGGTGCCATGAGCATATTAGGTATTGATAAAGATTTGCTGGTACAGACCTTAATTTTTCACGATATTGGCAAATCCCAGCCGGATCTTGCTGTGGGCCAGCGGGTAATTGCAGCGGAAGTGTTTGAAGACAGCAAGCTTCATGCCGGGCGGAGTGCTGAAATTGCCCAACACATCTACCAAAAGCCGCCGGATATGTGCACGCTGATCCGTTACCACCATCATGCCGAGGATGAGCTGCCAGCTTCCTTTCCCAGGTATTTGCTGCCCATGTTAAGGATGGTAAAATTAATTGATGGCCTTTCGGCGGCCCTGACCAGACGCAAGGCCCAAATAAAGCTGACTGTGCATAAGGAGTTAATTATTGTTGAAGAAAAAAACCATCACCCGGCATACAATAATAAGCGTTCTCTTAATCTTTTTACCGGCCAGGTAAAATACTGCCATAATTCCCCGGACGGTAATAAAAAATATCGATCGAGGGCATAA
- a CDS encoding ferredoxin — protein sequence MKAVVDQDLCISCGACIDVCPEVFDWNDEEKAHAIVDEVPEGQEDQAREAADGCPTEAIKIS from the coding sequence ATGAAAGCAGTGGTAGATCAAGATCTATGTATCAGCTGTGGTGCCTGCATTGATGTATGTCCCGAGGTTTTTGATTGGAATGATGAGGAAAAGGCCCACGCCATTGTGGATGAGGTACCGGAGGGACAGGAAGATCAAGCCAGAGAAGCAGCCGATGGCTGCCCCACGGAAGCCATTAAAATCAGCTAA
- a CDS encoding glycosyltransferase family 4 protein: MSKIKILHVVRPAAGGMKNHLINLVKYADKKRFDMTVACPPNTVLWDELVARGIKTIPIPLVGELSPTRDYAAVRSLVKYLHQSGTTVLHAHSSKGALVGRLAALLAGTPVIVFTAHNSIFYEAWPAWKKKLFARVERLLARFTDKIITVSDALKQELMEMEGLPAKQITTIYNGIETDRFNTKVDVKTVRRRLNIPELGQLVGTVARLAPQKGVSYFLKAASLLKDYQVNFLVVGDGPLADELKQEACELGLQGRVIFAGQRDDIAEIMALLDIFVLPSVTEGLPLTILEAMAAGKPVVATRVGGVPEAIVEGKTGLLVAPKDPEALAVALAELIGERDRLQRLGNNGQKYVQEKFTVQNMVEKTMTLYYELLADKKLI; this comes from the coding sequence TTGTCTAAAATAAAAATATTGCATGTGGTAAGACCCGCTGCAGGGGGTATGAAAAACCACCTGATCAATCTGGTAAAATACGCAGATAAAAAAAGGTTTGATATGACAGTGGCCTGCCCGCCCAATACCGTCTTATGGGACGAGCTGGTTGCCCGGGGAATTAAAACCATACCCATCCCGCTGGTGGGAGAACTTTCACCAACCAGGGATTATGCAGCGGTTCGCAGTTTAGTTAAATATTTGCATCAATCCGGCACCACCGTTCTACATGCCCATAGTTCCAAAGGAGCACTGGTGGGTCGTTTGGCGGCTCTGTTGGCCGGTACGCCGGTAATTGTTTTTACGGCTCATAACAGTATTTTTTATGAGGCATGGCCGGCCTGGAAGAAAAAATTATTTGCGCGGGTGGAGCGGTTGCTGGCCAGGTTTACCGATAAAATTATTACCGTTTCGGATGCCTTAAAACAGGAGCTAATGGAAATGGAGGGCCTGCCTGCCAAACAAATAACCACCATTTATAACGGCATTGAGACTGACCGGTTTAATACCAAGGTGGATGTAAAAACGGTGCGGCGCCGGCTCAATATTCCGGAATTGGGGCAACTGGTGGGTACCGTTGCCCGTCTGGCACCCCAAAAGGGCGTCAGCTATTTTTTGAAAGCAGCCTCTCTGTTAAAAGATTATCAAGTGAATTTTCTGGTGGTAGGTGACGGCCCCCTGGCCGATGAGTTAAAACAGGAGGCTTGCGAGCTGGGATTACAGGGAAGGGTTATTTTTGCCGGGCAGCGGGATGATATTGCAGAAATCATGGCGTTACTGGACATTTTTGTACTGCCTTCGGTTACCGAGGGCCTACCCTTAACAATTTTGGAAGCCATGGCTGCCGGCAAGCCGGTGGTTGCAACCCGGGTTGGCGGGGTACCGGAAGCCATTGTGGAAGGGAAAACCGGACTGCTGGTGGCGCCGAAGGATCCGGAAGCGCTGGCAGTGGCTCTGGCAGAACTGATTGGAGAAAGGGATCGCTTGCAGAGGCTGGGCAATAACGGACAGAAATACGTGCAAGAAAAGTTTACCGTGCAAAACATGGTAGAAAAAACCATGACCTTATATTATGAGTTATTAGCAGATAAGAAGCTCATTTGA